One Bacteroidota bacterium genomic region harbors:
- the dnaB gene encoding replicative DNA helicase, with translation MSSQSFKKKRTDLNEMTAGNLVNEFGKLPPQATDLEEIVLGALMLERDAMERVAEILEPQMFYKQSHQLIYEVCKVLFARAEPIDMLTVTSNLRNQGRLDEAGGAFYISQLTNRIGSAAHIEFHARIVSQKYIQRELIRVSGEIQKDAYDDENDSFELLDSAEKKLFEIAETNISKTYAKVDDLIVKAIKQIESVKDNKDGLSGVPSGFTHLDRMTSGWQKNNLIIVAARPGMGKTAFALTAARNAAVMAKKAVAVFSLEMESVELVTRLISSEAMIPGGKLKTGQLAPYEWEQLNKKVVQLGESKIFIDDTAALSIFQLRAKCRRLKAQHDIELVVVDYLQLMKGDDSNKNSNREQEISYISRSLKSLAKELAIPIMALAQLNRESEKRGGGKMPMLSDLRESGSIEQDADLVMFIHRPEYYGVTEDGEGNSLAGVAEIIIGKHRNGATGKVNVRFQAEYAKFSDLDEYNTYNIEEQSSNPGFPEPSVTITRSSKMNDDDPF, from the coding sequence ATGTCTTCTCAATCCTTCAAAAAAAAACGTACCGACCTTAATGAAATGACCGCCGGCAATTTGGTAAACGAATTCGGCAAACTCCCACCTCAAGCCACCGACCTCGAAGAAATTGTACTTGGTGCACTCATGCTCGAACGCGATGCTATGGAACGCGTAGCCGAGATACTCGAGCCGCAAATGTTTTACAAACAGTCGCACCAACTTATATATGAGGTGTGCAAAGTGTTATTTGCTAGAGCCGAGCCGATCGACATGCTTACCGTTACCAGTAACTTGCGTAATCAAGGTAGACTTGACGAAGCTGGTGGGGCTTTTTATATATCACAACTTACCAACCGTATTGGTTCTGCGGCACATATCGAGTTCCATGCCCGCATTGTTTCGCAAAAATATATACAACGCGAACTTATAAGGGTAAGTGGCGAGATACAGAAAGATGCTTATGATGATGAGAACGACTCCTTCGAACTGCTTGACTCCGCTGAGAAAAAATTATTTGAAATAGCCGAAACCAATATATCAAAAACCTATGCTAAGGTTGACGATTTGATAGTGAAAGCTATTAAACAGATTGAGAGTGTAAAAGATAATAAAGACGGCCTATCGGGCGTGCCATCAGGCTTTACGCATTTAGATAGAATGACCAGCGGTTGGCAAAAAAATAACCTTATTATAGTTGCAGCCCGCCCAGGTATGGGTAAAACCGCCTTTGCATTAACCGCTGCACGTAATGCCGCAGTAATGGCAAAAAAAGCTGTGGCTGTTTTCTCGCTCGAGATGGAATCGGTGGAGTTGGTTACTAGGCTCATTTCTTCCGAAGCTATGATACCAGGTGGCAAGTTAAAAACGGGACAACTAGCTCCGTACGAGTGGGAACAGCTCAACAAAAAGGTGGTACAATTGGGCGAATCAAAAATATTTATTGATGATACCGCCGCCCTTTCCATATTTCAGTTGCGTGCCAAATGCCGCCGTCTTAAAGCACAACACGATATAGAATTAGTAGTTGTCGATTACTTGCAGTTAATGAAAGGTGATGACAGTAATAAAAATAGCAATCGCGAGCAGGAGATAAGTTATATAAGTCGCTCACTAAAATCACTAGCAAAAGAACTAGCTATACCCATTATGGCACTCGCACAACTTAACCGTGAAAGCGAAAAGCGAGGCGGAGGAAAAATGCCCATGCTTAGCGACCTGCGTGAATCGGGATCTATTGAGCAAGATGCGGATTTGGTGATGTTCATTCACCGCCCCGAGTATTATGGCGTAACAGAGGATGGGGAAGGAAACAGCCTTGCTGGGGTGGCCGAAATTATTATAGGAAAGCACCGTAACGGAGCTACAGGTAAGGTGAACGTGAGGTTCCAAGCAGAGTATGCCAAGTTCTCCGACCTCGACGAGTATAATACTTATAATATAGAAGAGCAAAGCAGTAATCCTGGTTTCCCTGAGCCCTCAGTAACTATTACTAGAAGTAGTAAGATGAATGATGATGATCCGTTTTAA
- a CDS encoding Nif3-like dinuclear metal center hexameric protein has product MQIKEICNYLEQIAPPHLQEDYDNSGLLIGNANNTFTKALITLDVTEAVVQEAIDNGCNMIIAHHPLIFGGLKRITGKDYVQRCVAMAIKNDIAIYAIHTNLDNVLWGVNAKIAEKLGLQNLKILDHKDGQLLKLVTFVPHDKASKVREVLFAAGAGTIGLYDNCTYNVEGLGTFKAGEGTNPYVGEKNKLHEEPETRIETIVPIHLKNEVQKALINSHPYEEVAYDWYPILNTNPQIGSGVIGELEKEMEVVEWLEFLKAKMNLSCIRYTKSYTGKVKKVAICGGSGSFLQKTAMAAGADAYVTADFKYHEFFIAENSMLLCDIGHYESEIFTNELLLEKLREKYLTFAAQISAIDTNPINYY; this is encoded by the coding sequence ATGCAAATAAAAGAAATCTGCAATTACCTAGAACAAATAGCCCCACCTCACCTGCAAGAGGATTACGATAACAGTGGTTTGCTGATAGGCAATGCAAATAATACATTTACCAAAGCCTTGATAACACTGGATGTAACTGAAGCCGTGGTGCAAGAAGCAATAGATAACGGTTGTAATATGATCATCGCACATCACCCGCTCATCTTTGGCGGATTGAAACGTATTACAGGCAAAGATTATGTGCAACGATGTGTAGCCATGGCCATTAAAAATGATATTGCGATATATGCGATTCACACGAATTTAGATAATGTGTTATGGGGGGTGAATGCAAAAATTGCAGAGAAGCTAGGTTTGCAGAACTTAAAAATCTTGGATCACAAAGATGGACAATTATTGAAACTTGTAACTTTTGTGCCGCACGATAAAGCAAGTAAAGTTCGTGAAGTCCTTTTTGCTGCAGGAGCTGGTACAATTGGCTTGTATGATAATTGTACTTATAATGTTGAAGGACTTGGAACTTTTAAAGCAGGAGAAGGAACAAATCCTTATGTGGGGGAAAAGAATAAATTGCATGAAGAACCAGAAACCAGAATTGAAACTATAGTTCCTATACATTTAAAGAATGAAGTGCAGAAAGCACTCATCAATTCGCATCCTTATGAAGAAGTGGCTTATGATTGGTATCCTATTTTGAACACCAATCCGCAAATAGGAAGTGGTGTCATTGGTGAATTGGAAAAAGAAATGGAAGTGGTCGAATGGCTCGAATTTTTGAAAGCCAAAATGAATTTGTCCTGTATTCGATATACCAAATCCTACACAGGTAAAGTAAAGAAGGTGGCTATATGTGGTGGCAGCGGGAGTTTCCTACAAAAAACTGCAATGGCCGCAGGTGCTGATGCCTATGTAACAGCAGATTTTAAGTACCATGAGTTTTTTATTGCAGAAAACTCAATGCTGTTGTGCGATATAGGGCATTATGAAAGTGAAATATTTACAAATGAATTGCTTTTGGAAAAATTGAGAGAAAAATACCTTACTTTTGCAGCCCAAATTTCGGCAATAGATACCAACCCCATAAACTATTATTAA
- a CDS encoding C4-type zinc ribbon domain-containing protein, producing MEATVEQKLEALYKLQLIDSQIDRVKSMRGELPLEVADLEDEIAGLETRMSNLNTDVAKLDETISTNKHNIKTSQALIKKYDGQLTNVKNNREYDALTKEVEIQGLEIQAAEKRIKDFQIEVKYKNELVEKLKEEISERNKDLVNKKGELDNIIEETTKEEKELDKERKTAHKIVDERLYSAYYRIRSNVRNGLGVSIIERDSCSGCFASIPPQRQIEIKQHKKIIVCENCGRILVDSKLAGEEVES from the coding sequence ATGGAAGCTACCGTTGAGCAAAAACTTGAAGCACTTTACAAACTGCAACTTATCGACTCTCAAATTGATCGTGTAAAATCGATGCGTGGGGAGTTACCACTTGAGGTGGCAGACTTAGAAGATGAGATAGCTGGTCTTGAAACCCGCATGTCGAACTTAAATACTGATGTTGCCAAATTGGACGAAACCATTTCGACCAATAAGCACAATATCAAAACATCGCAAGCACTTATAAAAAAGTACGATGGTCAGCTTACCAATGTAAAAAACAACCGCGAGTACGATGCCCTTACCAAAGAGGTTGAAATACAAGGTTTAGAAATACAAGCCGCTGAAAAAAGAATCAAAGATTTTCAGATTGAGGTGAAGTACAAAAACGAATTGGTTGAGAAACTTAAAGAAGAAATTAGCGAACGAAATAAAGACCTCGTGAATAAAAAAGGTGAACTTGATAATATTATTGAGGAAACCACCAAGGAAGAAAAAGAGTTAGACAAAGAACGTAAAACTGCTCACAAAATCGTTGATGAAAGATTATACTCAGCTTATTACCGTATCCGCAGCAATGTGAGAAATGGTTTAGGTGTTTCAATTATCGAGCGTGATTCTTGCAGCGGATGTTTTGCTTCTATTCCACCACAAAGACAGATAGAAATAAAGCAGCATAAGAAAATTATAGTGTGCGAAAACTGCGGACGAATTCTTGTTGACTCAAAGTTAGCAGGAGAAGAAGTTGAAAGTTAA
- a CDS encoding KUP/HAK/KT family potassium transporter: MESSSQSTTINRVSFGTLLITLGIIYGDIGTSPLYVVDAIIHQGNGIENGLLKFDPLLILGGLSCIFWTLTIQTTVKYVILTLRADNNGEGGIFSLFALVRRYRKWLYIPAIIGGCTLLADGFITPPISVSSALEGLKIINPSITTDQIVPMVIIIITILFVFQRWGTTLLGKTFGPLMFIWFSMLGVIGLIGLIQYPEIVKAVNPYYAYQLLAEYPEGFWLLGAVFLCTTGAEAMYSDLGHCGLKNIRISWIFVKTTLLLNYFGQGAYLLAHYGQPAPEKMFYALMPDWFLPYGITVATLAAIIASQALISGSYTLINAAMRLNFWPKVGVKYPTVHRGQLYVPSINNILWMGCMCVVWYFKESNKMEAAYGLANNLTMIMTSFLLAAWLLSKKINHYIVISLILVFLTVEITFLVANLNKFKEGGFITIIISSGLLFVMYIWHKARQIQKRYIHYNDIHKYLPMIEELHADTEIPKHAGNLVYLTNSNYPNLIEAKIINSILKKKPKRADVYWLLHVNTSDEPHTVEYKVHHLIPGKVIRVDFNLGFRVEQRINIYFRKVIDELVKHHEVSIISRYKSLEKFHIAGDFQFVVFDRFMSYENDLPFVEDFTLDMYFQLKKLSTPTTRAFGLDNSVVSVETVPLIISQPKNIKIKRLI; the protein is encoded by the coding sequence ATGGAAAGTTCAAGTCAAAGTACAACTATAAATCGTGTTTCATTTGGCACCCTTCTAATTACCTTAGGCATTATTTATGGCGATATAGGAACTTCGCCCTTATATGTTGTTGATGCAATTATTCACCAAGGAAATGGTATTGAAAATGGATTACTAAAGTTCGACCCGCTATTAATATTGGGAGGCCTTTCATGCATCTTTTGGACCCTAACCATTCAAACGACTGTTAAATATGTGATATTAACATTGCGAGCAGATAACAATGGCGAAGGTGGTATTTTTTCCCTTTTTGCTTTAGTTCGACGCTATAGAAAATGGCTATATATCCCTGCCATCATAGGTGGTTGCACACTTTTGGCGGATGGTTTTATCACACCGCCTATTTCTGTTTCCTCAGCATTAGAAGGACTTAAAATTATCAATCCGAGTATTACTACTGACCAGATTGTTCCAATGGTAATTATTATCATTACAATCTTATTTGTATTTCAACGTTGGGGAACCACATTATTGGGTAAAACCTTTGGACCTTTAATGTTTATTTGGTTTTCGATGCTTGGAGTGATCGGATTAATTGGACTAATACAATATCCCGAGATTGTTAAAGCAGTAAATCCTTACTACGCTTATCAGCTTTTGGCAGAATATCCTGAAGGATTTTGGTTGCTGGGGGCGGTATTTTTATGCACCACAGGTGCTGAAGCAATGTACAGTGATTTAGGGCATTGTGGACTTAAAAATATCAGGATTAGCTGGATTTTTGTTAAAACAACTCTTTTACTAAATTACTTTGGCCAAGGAGCATATTTGTTGGCACATTATGGCCAACCCGCTCCCGAAAAAATGTTTTATGCGTTAATGCCCGATTGGTTTTTGCCTTATGGAATAACGGTAGCTACTTTAGCAGCAATTATTGCAAGTCAAGCACTAATAAGTGGCTCCTATACTTTAATTAATGCAGCTATGAGATTAAATTTCTGGCCCAAGGTTGGTGTAAAGTATCCCACGGTTCATAGGGGGCAATTGTATGTTCCTAGTATTAATAATATTTTATGGATGGGTTGCATGTGTGTTGTTTGGTATTTTAAAGAATCCAACAAAATGGAAGCCGCCTATGGTCTTGCGAATAATTTAACAATGATAATGACCTCGTTCCTACTTGCAGCCTGGTTATTGTCAAAAAAGATAAATCACTATATTGTTATTTCCCTTATTCTAGTCTTTTTAACTGTGGAGATAACTTTTCTTGTTGCGAATTTAAATAAGTTTAAAGAAGGCGGATTTATTACAATTATCATTTCATCCGGACTTTTGTTTGTGATGTATATTTGGCATAAGGCCAGGCAAATTCAAAAAAGATATATCCACTATAATGATATACATAAATACTTGCCTATGATTGAAGAACTGCATGCCGATACAGAAATCCCGAAGCATGCAGGCAATTTGGTTTATCTAACCAACTCCAATTATCCAAACTTGATTGAGGCAAAAATTATTAACAGCATACTCAAGAAAAAACCCAAAAGGGCAGATGTATATTGGTTACTGCATGTAAACACTAGCGATGAACCCCATACGGTCGAGTATAAAGTTCACCATTTGATTCCAGGGAAAGTAATCAGGGTCGATTTTAATTTAGGCTTTAGAGTGGAGCAAAGAATTAATATCTATTTCAGGAAGGTAATCGACGAACTTGTCAAACATCATGAGGTATCCATTATAAGCCGCTACAAATCATTAGAGAAATTCCATATAGCTGGCGATTTCCAGTTTGTTGTTTTTGATAGATTTATGAGTTACGAAAACGATTTACCATTTGTGGAAGACTTTACGTTGGATATGTATTTTCAACTAAAAAAACTCAGTACACCTACCACTAGAGCTTTTGGGTTAGATAATAGTGTAGTAAGTGTGGAGACCGTTCCCCTTATTATATCACAGCCAAAAAACATTAAAATTAAACGCCTAATTTAG